One genomic window of Dermacentor andersoni chromosome 8, qqDerAnde1_hic_scaffold, whole genome shotgun sequence includes the following:
- the LOC126525993 gene encoding uncharacterized protein: MIRVPLLEALIEDFSSQPDRALTVLFVSSCVMDVFLSGFMEYVSLRCTVQLKALMEAALFTKTTRMSARALAETPTGYLVSLVGVDCAQLNVAAIVISQSVSGLLCLPLVLWMLAKRVGVLPVIGCVAWQLASLTLFIPASKVQTGLWASTLPH, encoded by the exons GGCACTGATTGAGGACTTCAGCAGTCAGCCTGACCGAGCGTTGACCGTGCTTTTTGTATCGAGCTGCGTGATGGACGTGTTTCTCTCTGGTTTCATGGAATACGTATCCCTGCGATGCACCGTACAACTAAAGGCCCTCATGGAAGCAGCGCTGTTCACGAAG ACAACGCGCATGAGTGCCCGCGCCCTTGCGGAGACTCCCACCGGTTACCTCGTCTCTCTGGTGGGAGTGGATTGCGCACAGCTCAACGTCGCTGCCATTGTGATCTCCCAATCTGTGAGCGGCCTCCTCTGCTTGCCGCTGGTCTTGTGGATGCTGGCCAAGCGCGTCGGTGTTCTGCCCGTCATCGGCTGCGTCGCCTGGCAGCTGGCATCTCTAACTCTTTTCATCCCGGCCTCGAAAGTGCAGACAGGACTTTGGGCAAGTACTTTGCCCCACTGA